A window of Polaromonas hydrogenivorans contains these coding sequences:
- the pqqC gene encoding pyrroloquinoline-quinone synthase PqqC, whose product MEIAQSPCFDASRSAWSPAEFERQLRAKGTAYHIHHPFNVRMNRGGCTADEIRCWVANRFYYQLCIPRKDAAILANMPDRAHRRLWVERILDHDGYGDYQGCAAGGMEAWTQLGLAVGLSREELWSLQGVAPAVRFACDAYVNFAAKAPWQEAVCSSLTEMFAPQIHKDRLASWPLHYGWIEPEGLTYFRSRIPLASRDVEHGLAVTITHFTTRQAQHRALDILQFKLDILWSMLDGIEKACV is encoded by the coding sequence ATGGAAATAGCCCAATCACCCTGCTTTGACGCCAGCAGATCAGCCTGGAGCCCTGCCGAGTTTGAACGGCAGCTGCGCGCCAAAGGCACGGCCTATCACATTCACCATCCCTTCAATGTACGGATGAACAGGGGCGGCTGCACCGCGGACGAAATCCGTTGCTGGGTGGCCAACCGTTTTTATTACCAGTTGTGCATTCCGCGCAAGGACGCGGCGATTCTGGCCAACATGCCTGACCGGGCGCACCGCCGACTGTGGGTGGAACGCATTCTGGACCATGACGGCTACGGCGACTACCAGGGCTGCGCCGCTGGCGGCATGGAAGCCTGGACCCAGCTGGGCCTGGCGGTCGGCCTGTCGCGTGAGGAGTTGTGGTCGTTGCAGGGCGTGGCGCCGGCGGTGCGATTCGCCTGCGATGCCTACGTGAATTTCGCCGCGAAAGCACCGTGGCAGGAAGCCGTGTGCTCATCGCTGACCGAGATGTTCGCGCCCCAGATCCACAAGGACCGGCTTGCCAGCTGGCCTTTGCATTACGGCTGGATCGAGCCCGAAGGCCTGACTTATTTCCGCAGCCGTATTCCGCTGGCAAGCCGCGATGTGGAACACGGGCTGGCGGTCACGATCACCCATTTCACCACCCGCCAGGCGCAGCACAGGGCGCTGGACATCCTGCAGTTCAAGCTCGACATCCTGTGGAGCATGCTCGACGGCATCGAGAAAGCCTGCGTATGA